In a single window of the Bradyrhizobium erythrophlei genome:
- a CDS encoding outer membrane protein, whose translation MRSVKFLVAAGAASLLSSAAFAADMPSIMPPPQYYAPPAQDFGGWYLRGDIGFSNQRVNNIRTSDPVAYSQISSLTETTNFDTGGIFDVGVGYRFNNWFRADVTAQYRGNTNFKGTDVFNASAFGVAYNGQDNYSATKSELLFLANAYADLGTWWCITPFIGAGVGTSRVTISGFTDNGVTNLQLPPPPAAPFAGGPPVASNATAASGSQWNFAWALHAGLAYQINPNVTLELAYSYVNLGSGTTGVISDFTGFQAGHVMKFNDITSNDLKLGVRWNFDSPPVYAPPLVTKG comes from the coding sequence ATGCGTAGCGTTAAATTTCTCGTCGCCGCCGGAGCGGCATCACTGCTGTCGTCGGCGGCGTTTGCCGCGGACATGCCCTCGATCATGCCGCCGCCGCAATATTACGCGCCGCCGGCGCAAGACTTCGGCGGTTGGTATCTGCGCGGCGATATCGGGTTCAGCAATCAGAGGGTGAATAACATCCGCACGTCCGATCCGGTCGCGTACTCCCAAATCAGTTCTCTGACGGAGACAACCAATTTCGATACCGGCGGAATCTTTGACGTCGGTGTGGGCTATCGGTTCAACAACTGGTTCCGTGCTGATGTCACCGCGCAATACCGCGGCAACACGAATTTCAAAGGCACGGACGTCTTCAACGCCTCGGCGTTTGGGGTCGCCTACAACGGCCAGGATAATTATAGTGCCACCAAATCGGAACTGCTGTTCCTGGCGAACGCTTATGCCGATCTCGGCACCTGGTGGTGCATTACGCCGTTCATCGGCGCGGGTGTAGGCACATCCCGAGTCACCATTTCAGGCTTCACCGATAACGGCGTGACCAATCTGCAGCTACCACCCCCGCCGGCCGCACCCTTCGCCGGCGGTCCCCCAGTTGCGAGTAACGCGACCGCCGCGAGCGGCTCGCAGTGGAATTTCGCCTGGGCCCTGCATGCTGGTCTAGCCTACCAGATCAACCCCAATGTCACGCTCGAATTGGCCTATAGCTATGTCAATCTCGGTAGCGGGACGACCGGCGTCATCTCCGACTTCACCGGGTTCCAGGCAGGCCATGTCATGAAGTTCAACGACATCACCTCCAACGACCTGAAACTCGGCGTGCGCTGGAATTTCGACAGCCCGCCGGTCTATGCGCCGCCGCTGGTCACCAAGGGCTGA
- a CDS encoding outer membrane protein has product MRRFLLAAVMFGAASGARAADLPDYFPALRGSEGLSTATRNWDGWYAGGQVGYETSSVDFSQSVVGLTNFIFRNSVLQQPTSQWSLLNKANMQGTGFGAFGGRNWQWDDLVFGFEANYNYMNRLASSSSSSIGPLGIVNPAGSMPPPNHTYTYNTTLTGKAALQIKDVLTLRGRAGWAAGNFLPYVFGGLAVGRMDVSRSVTSNVVLRDDQTVTTTINGTTTTFNLNPVFSPQPQVSLTSSQERTNNFVVGWTGGLGTEYMVWDGLFLRGEWEYIKFVSVMNTSVSMNSLHVGLGYKF; this is encoded by the coding sequence ATGCGTAGGTTTCTGCTGGCGGCGGTAATGTTCGGAGCGGCCTCCGGCGCGCGGGCGGCCGATCTTCCCGATTATTTTCCGGCGCTTCGCGGCAGCGAAGGGCTGAGCACGGCCACCCGAAACTGGGACGGCTGGTATGCCGGCGGTCAGGTCGGGTACGAAACCTCATCGGTCGATTTCAGCCAAAGCGTCGTGGGCCTGACGAATTTTATCTTTCGCAACAGCGTGCTTCAGCAACCGACGTCGCAGTGGTCGCTGTTGAACAAGGCCAACATGCAAGGCACCGGCTTCGGAGCGTTCGGAGGCCGCAACTGGCAGTGGGACGACCTCGTGTTCGGCTTCGAAGCCAACTACAATTACATGAACAGGCTGGCCAGTTCATCTTCCAGCTCGATCGGTCCGCTTGGCATCGTCAACCCCGCCGGCTCGATGCCGCCGCCGAACCACACTTACACCTACAACACCACTCTGACCGGCAAGGCCGCGCTGCAGATCAAGGACGTGTTGACCTTACGCGGCCGCGCGGGCTGGGCGGCCGGCAACTTCCTGCCCTACGTGTTTGGCGGTCTTGCGGTTGGCCGCATGGACGTTTCCCGTTCGGTGACGAGTAACGTCGTCTTGCGGGACGACCAAACCGTGACGACCACTATTAACGGCACCACGACAACCTTCAATCTGAATCCAGTTTTTAGCCCTCAACCGCAGGTTTCGCTGACGTCGAGCCAGGAGCGAACCAATAATTTCGTCGTTGGATGGACCGGCGGTCTCGGAACCGAATACATGGTTTGGGACGGCCTGTTCCTGCGCGGTGAATGGGAATACATCAAGTTCGTGTCGGTCATGAACACGTCGGTTTCGATGAACAGCCTGCACGTCGGGCTAGGCTACAAGTTCTGA